The following are from one region of the Cloacibacterium normanense genome:
- a CDS encoding GxxExxY protein, whose protein sequence is MHENEISKIIFDLGLKIHKNLGPGLLESAYEECLFYEISKAGLFVEKQKPMPLIYEEVKLDIGYRIDLLVEKSVVIEVKSCEALNDVHLAQVLTYLKLSGCRLGLLINFNTNLFKNGYRRILNGNVSL, encoded by the coding sequence ATGCACGAAAACGAAATTTCTAAAATTATTTTTGATTTGGGACTAAAAATTCATAAAAATCTTGGTCCTGGACTTTTGGAAAGTGCTTATGAAGAATGCTTATTTTATGAAATTTCAAAAGCTGGATTATTTGTAGAAAAACAAAAACCAATGCCATTAATCTACGAAGAAGTGAAATTAGATATTGGCTATAGAATTGACTTATTAGTTGAAAAAAGCGTTGTAATAGAAGTGAAATCCTGTGAAGCACTAAACGATGTGCATCTTGCTCAAGTTTTAACATATTTAAAATTAAGCGGTTGTAGATTGGGATTACTTATTAATTTTAATACTAACTTATTTAAAAACGGTTACAGAAGAATATTGAACGGAAATGTTTCCTTATAA